The genomic stretch TTAACACCTGATAAATCAGAATTAAGAGTATATAATAGAAATTTTCAAAGCCACGGTGTTGGATGGAAAAAGCTAAATTTCGCTGATTACATTGGTAATAACGGACTAACAGCCAATGTACAATCAGCTACAGACGAAGGGAATTATGGTCGATCCATCATGGAAGTAATTATCTACGGACATAATAATCATAACACTCAATTATCACAGATAGATTGGAAACTTACAAGACAAGACCTATCATCTACAGGATCAACCGTAACTAAATTCGGAGTTAATAAATTGTATTACGATTTAAAATTCGGTGACGCTGATACTGATAAAGTAGTAATATCACCTTTAGGGAATATCACCTCTGAAAAATTTGTAAAAACAGGTGGAACAGCGGTTCAATTTTTAAAAGCTGATGGTTCTATAGATTCTAATAGTTATTTAACTCAATCAAGTCTAAACACTCAATTAGCAGGTTATGCAACATTAAACGGTGTACAGACTTTCACGAATACTATTACTTTTAACCAAAGCCCTTTAATACCTTGGGGAACTTTAGCATATCATGCTGTCAATTTAGGGCAATTAGCGGATTATGTAGATAATAGTACTAATGACATTTTTACTTATGTTTCTGCTAATTATATGGGTAAAAACCAAATTGCTAGTACAACAGTTTTAGGAGGTGTAAAAGTCGGAGCAAACTTAACTATTGACGGAACAGGAATTTTATCTGCAACTAATACAAATACAACTTATACAGCAGGGAATGGATTGACATTGACCGGAACCGTTTTCAGTTTGCCCATTACGGTAAATGGTTCTGGTAATTATATCACAGATGTTACTCAAAATGCTAATGGAATTACAGTTACAAAAGGAACTTTACCAACATACGTTACTCAAGCAAGTTTAACTACGCAATTAGCAACTAAAATCAATGCTTTAGATAACGCTGTAGGAATAGGTTTTATTGGAGGCTCACCAGATAGTCCTTACATTAGAAACAGCATTGGCTTTGATTCAAACTTGGCGACTACAAGTTGGACATCAAGTAATTTTGTTACTTTTTTCAGTAATCAAATTATTACCGGAATTAAAACTTATACGGCATCTCCAAAAGTTCCTTTTGCTTCACAACCTGACGATGCTGTGCCTTTTGGTCAGGCAGAAGAAATCGCACAGGCACGAGTAAATGATACGTTCGCCGAGGTGATTTATAAGAATAGCGCAAATGATTTGACTTTTGATTTTGATGATTTTCCAAATGTTCGATTCGCAACAATTACCTGTAAAGGAAACAATTTTCAAAACATTCGTGTCGAAAATATGCCACGAGGCGCAACCTTAAGAATATTGAACGGCTCAGCTTCTTTAAGTCCAATAATTTATTTTGATGGCGGAAGCAATGTTACAAGTCTTGGGAGTGCTACTTGGGTAGAATTTTACAGAGATCAAGACAGTGACATTTTCAAAAATAATGTTAACGGAACCAATATAATTTAACAATATAAATTATGATTTTAGAATTTTTAAAAGAAGATTACGCTGCGATAACTATGAAATTAATAGTTATAGGTATTCTTTGGTGCGCCGTATTATTGGCGATGATTATTGATTTCTTTTTTGGAATTAGAAAAGCCAAACAAGTAGGTGAAGTAAGAAGTTCTGAAGGCTATAAAAGGAGTGTTTCGAAGTTTAATCAATATTTTGGAATGCTTGTTTTTGCATTTATTTTCGATGCAATAGTACCAATATCATATTTTTTTGAGTTTCCAATTTCAGCAATTCCGGTTGTCTCATTATTGGCTGCAGTTGCTTTAGTTTTTACAGAAGCAAAGTCTGTACATGAAAAAGGTGATGAGAAGCAAAGGAGAAAATTAGATGCTTCAATGATTCAGGTTCTTGAGATTCTAGAAAAAAAAGAAGATGTTCTACAAGAACTATTATCTAACTACAAAAAACAAGCAAATGAAAGCGTTAATGATAATGTTGGCAGCCCTTCTAATGATGGGCTGCAAAACTAAGCAGGTCTTAAAAAACTCAGAAATTCAAAAAGAATTTATCAAAGTTGATTCTAAAAAAGACAGCATTCAGAATGAAAGCAAAAGCCAGGAGAAAGAAGTTATTTCTGAAAAAAAGTCAACCGATCTAAAAAAAGAATCACAGACAGAAATTAACATTGTTGGTACGTCTGAGATTGATAAGCCGCTTGAAATCTTCAACATTGAAAACGGTGATACTTTGCAAAGTTTTAAAGTTACCGGGAACGCGAATGTTATCTTCAGATCAAAAGCTTTGAAATCAATTGAAGTAAAAACTGAAAAAAAATCAGAATCGTTAGTTGAAAAGTTCAAGCAATTTTCCGAAAACATTGTTGAAGAAAATAATGTTAAAGAGCGATTCAAGGAAGTAAAAAATAAAACAAAGGAAATAAAGGTTAAAGGCTTGCAAGCAGGGCTATGGATTTTAATCACATTCGTTCTGATATTTTTAATCTTCATCTTTTTCATCTATAAATATTTTAAAAAATGAAAAATACAGACCCTTTAGCGAAGCACCCATTAAGTGCAAAATATCAAAATTTGTTTACAAAATTTGCTGTGAATACTCCTTTAAGACTAGCTCATTTTTTCGGTCAGGCGGCACACGAAAGCAATTTAAAACCGAGAGTGGAAAATCTAAATTATTCAGTTGAAGCTCTTCTTTCTAAATTTGGGAGACATAGAATTTCTGAGGTTGATGCACGAAAGTTAGGAAGAATCAGAACACAATTAGCTAACCAAGAAATGCTTGCAAATATTTTATATGGTGGTTCTTGGGGTTTAAAGAACCTCGGAAATAAAACTTTTGGTGATGGCTGGAAGTATCGGGGCCGGGGAATTTTTCAGATAACTGGATTATCAAATTATTGGGGACTTACAAAATATGTTCAGGAAGTTTTAGGATTAAATGTTGATTATGTTGAAAATCCAGATCTTCTATTGAATGAAGCTGACTCTTTAATTGCAGCGCTTTGGTATTGGCAAATGAAAAAATTAAACTCTTATGCTGACAAAGATCAAGGACTGAAAATTTCACGAGGGATTAATATCGGAAATCCTGACACCGAAAAGATACCGAATCATGCTGAAGACAGAAAAGTAAAAACAGAAAAGTTTAAAAAGGTTTTCTCTTAAATTTATGATAAAAAGAGTATCTAATTAATACTCTTTTTTAGTAGTAGTAATCCACTTGATATAAATAATAAAATTTATTAATTTTGAGAAAAAACTAAATGAATCAATTTTCTACAAGTGACTGGATAGGAATTATAGGTATTGTTGTTTCAGTGATTTTAGCGTTTGCATTTTGGCAAAGGATTAGAAGAAAAACCATAATCTTAATTATAAGAAAGAATTATGCAGTTAATACGATTAAACCCTCTGGATTTAGTCCGCTGAAAGTATTAATTGATAATCATGAAATTTCAAATTTTCTATATTATTTATCTGGAACATTTATAGTAACTGGAGACGGTGATATTTCACCAGATGACATTGTAGTTCCTTTGAATATAAAAATAAAGGATATTGATGGAATATGGAGAAAATATAAAGTAACAAATAAAACCAGCCTTTTGAACTGCAATCTTGAGCACGATTCATCTGTACTTAATTTTAAAGTAGATAATTTAATGAGTTCAGATTTCATAACGTTTGATGCATTTTACGAAGCAAATCAAGTTGGATACATTGCTCAGCAGAGAATTTTAAATGTAAATAAAGAAGTACTTATTTTAGCTGAAAATAAAGTTAAAGATTACTGGGGAATGCTTATTTTATCAATATTTGTTCTAACTCTATTTACTTCGATGATAGTTTTTACTAATGAAAATCTTGCTGATAGAATATTTAAACCTAAATATACAAAATCTACTGAGGTTGTTGTGAGAACTAAAGAAGACTCATTGAGAAGGAAGACATATAGATACGAAAAACTTTACATTATAAATAACAAAAGACTGGAGGACGATAAGGTGCTCGTCAAAAATAAAAAACTTAATGAGAGGAAAAATAAGTTAAGAAAAAAATCTGAATTAAAACTACTAGATAGCATACAAGCTAGTAAACCATATTATTTTTCTAGAAGTAGTGATAGTTTAAATATAGTATACCACGATTCTCTCTATTATCATGACCGAAGTTCACTCGATGATATAGCCGAAAAGATCATTCTCAAACTTGTTAAACAAAATACAGAAATAGCTGATGATGATGTCTACAAAATTAATGATAGTATAAATATTTCATTTATCAAAAGGTCATCTTTTTTTAATCCTGATGAACAAACAGAAAAAAACATTTTTCTAATAATAGCTATTTTTATATATATATGTTTTATAACTATGGGTGGAATTGCCATTTATTATATCCGTTTAATGTCAAAATATAGAAAAATTTATGTAGCAAACACCCCAAGATAGATAATTGATATATATAGATTAAAAACATCTGTAGACATTCATTAAAATTAAAATATGGCAGAACACATTTCATTCATATAAGTTTTAACAAGCCTCGCGATTGCGGGGTTGTTTTTTTACGTCAAGATTTGTCGTTCTATACGTTTATATTTGTAGAATTATTAAATTTACTTTATGGGTTATAAAGATTGGAAAATGAATATTAAATTTCTCACAGAAAAAATGTGGAAATATTGGGGTGCATCCGACAGAAACGAGACGGAAAAAAAGGAAGTTTTACGAAAAGAGTTTTTTGAAATGTTCGATAAGCTTGAAGGTCCGGAAGAAAACTTTCATCATGTTCAAGAAATCAGGGCTAAAATAGTTCGAGATATGGATGCTAATGAATGTAACTCAATTGAAGCTACAAGTTACATAAGACATTTAGTGATATTTGGATATGGGTAAAATATCTACTTATCATTTTCTCCGAGAGGTTGCGAATCTTTATCTTTTATGTAAGGCGAATCAACTAATTCAGCTTTTTTACACAAAAGATGCGTGAAGTACGACTTAGCTCCAGTTTTAGGTTCTGTGAAAATTTCACTTTCCATCTTGATATTGAGAATCCATGATTCCCACTTTTTCATTTCCAAATAAAACGGACTGAATAAACATTTGACTTCAAAATGCTGGTTTTTATCATCACCGTAAAACTCCACTATAATTTTTTTATCTGAAGGTTTTACATCTTCTCGAATAATAGCCTTTAGTTTCATTTTTTCTCTTTTACAGCTTTTTGAATATCTAATGAAATCATGGGTCGACACAATTGCTTGTTCACTACTCTATCTCTCAGTTTAGCTTTGTCATTAAAGTTTCTTGAAATATTTTTATATATTTTTAAATAATCATCTTTTACCTCAGTCTCCTGATAAAAAAATGGTTTTATTGATACACAGTTATCATGCTCAAATATTGTATTAAGAAGAGTTCTATCCGAATTACCACATGAATGACCTAAGACATAGACTTGAAACAATCCCGAATTAACCAATTCAAGTAACCGCTTGTAATTATTGGTATTAGCGTAATTAATAGATTTTACATTATCTAAAAAATGATTATTATTTAGCTTTTCAATTTCTTTATAACTATCATCAAGCTCATCACCATACCCAAAAATTATAGGATTATTTTCAGAATTTAGTTGACCATGAATGTGTATTACGGAATCATCATTTTCCTCGTCTAAATAGTTATCTTCAATATTAGTATAATTGAATGTCAAGAAATTTATAGGCATATAAATATCATTAGTTATACTTTTATTTCGAAGATATTTAAACAAATATTTCTTGTCAAATTCAAAATTGATATGGTCTTTCAAAATCTCTTTTTCAAATTTAGTCAGGTAATAAGGATCAATATTTTTGTCAGGTTCAGGACCAATAAAAGGTTTTATCCTGCCATATATTTCGTCTGTTATTTGACTTAGTCCATTTTCAGATAAATCATTTAAAAATAAATCCTCCCTAATAATTGATTTTACTGCTGTAATAATTTGCCTGTTAATAATTGTTTCGTCAACAACTTTAGTCAAATACTTTTCAAGTAAATCTTTAACTTTTTCAAAATCTTTATTTAATTTAACTATATCTTGCTGTCTTGTACGTATTGGCGGTTTACAGAATAGTAATTCATTATAATAAGCTGTTTCTACATCTACCCAATCCCATTTCAAAAGGTGCTTTGACAGTTTAAAGAAAAAATTGTTTAATTTTTTATGTGAGTCTGTATAAGTAGTTAAATATGCTATAAATTCTTTGTGATCCTTAAAATAACTTTTAGGAATTTCCTTAATCGTCTCAAATTCTTCGCATTTGTACAATTCCCCACGTAAATTGTAATAATCAGTAAAAGATTTCATCCAATAATTATGCATAAAATCCCAATACGATGTAGGGATACCATGTGCAAGATCAAATCCATTACCAATCAATATAATTCTATTAATCATAGCTTAAGTTTTTACAAATATAAACAAAGTATCATTTTCCAGACTTCGGTAATATCTTTTAAAAGAAAAAGGAATCATTTTTGACTCCTTAATTTTTTGGCAACATAATCATCCTCGCATTTGGTCCCATTCTGATTGCAATTTTCTTTTCATCAACCAAACGTTTTATGAATGAGTTCCTATCTTCGATTGACATTTTTAGAATATGGTCAAAGTCACCAAAACCATTTCCATTATTCCCGCCTGTTTCATCATGCTTTTTCGTAACTATCTCTAGTATCTGCCTTTCTAACTCTTCATTTTCCATTTCTCAAAGATATAACTGTTATCGATTAATATCTAAACCTAGATAAAAAAAGTCTGTAGGATTTATTTCTTTACCTTCCTTTGCTATAAATGTAATTCTACAGTTCTCATAAGAAAGTCTCTCAATTTTAATATCGTAAATTGTTCTCAATCCTATCCCAGAAGTATTATACTTCAAAGCTTTTATTACTTCTAAAATAAGGCTCGCCTGCGATTCAATTTTGAACTCTTTCATAACTCAAAAATAATGTTCAAAATCAAATTTATAAAACGGAAAACCGTAAAGGAAAATAATCATTCCAAGAATTCTGAATAATCTTCAGCAAGTTCAGCATCAATATCTCTAAGATAAGCTTTTAAAGCTTTCAAGGTGCTATGGCCTGTAATTCTCATCAATAAATCATAAGTTTCAAGCTCTGTACGTTCTTTTCTAAGTTCCCGGAATAGCTTTGTAATAAATGTATGTCTAAACGAATAAAGTGTATATTCTTCACCCAAACCTAACTTATCTTTTATTTTTTTAAATTCTCCAGAGAAATAATCACGACGATTCATTTCATTAGTTTCAATTCCTTTATCATTAGTTTTAAAAACAAGATCCCTTGGATTTCCAAATTTTAGATTTTGAAGACTGTTTAACATGATTGATGGAATTAATTTTGTTTTCAGCGGCTTGTTCTTAGTTTTAACCTGAAGAAATGGAGGATTATCATGTATTTTTAAATCTTCGAACTTTAATCGTGCTACTTCAATTGGTCTCAAAATATTATAGCTTATAAATTGGACAAATAAAAATAATCGTTCGTCCTTTGACACTTCATTAAATAGTTCGTTTAATTGTGCCTTGGAATAAGATTTATTTTTTTCAGGCTTACTTACTTGATTATCGATATCCTTAATAAAATTTTCTGATATCAGATCATTCTTCTTTAAAATTTCAAAAAATGATGAAAGAACGACTTTATGATTATTATGTGTTTTCCCAGAATTCTTCAGAATAATTTCGTTCATGTAATTTTGAACATACTTTTTAGAAAATTCATCAGAACGATAAACATCAAGGCCATGTTTTTCAAGATATTTAACAAATTGATTTTTCTTAGATCTATAATCTGGAATTGAAGTATCAGATAAAGTTGCAGCTTTTAATTCATAAGCCCATTCAATAGCTTCTTTAATAGTATACTTTTCCTTAACCTCAGAATCCGAGTATGGAGAGTATCCATTTTTCAATAATTCAGTTAAGTTTTTAGAGATTAATTTTAACCTCTTCATTCGGTCAGCAACAGTATTGTAATCCCGATTTACGTTCATATAAATTGGATTTTGACGTTGCATTTTTCCAGTAATTGGATTTAAGTATGAATAGTACACATACCATCTTTGGGAAAGGTCGAAGTCTTTTCCTCCATGATATATTTTAGGCAACTTGTATGGAACGACAGACATATC from Chryseobacterium indoltheticum encodes the following:
- a CDS encoding AbiH family protein: MINRIILIGNGFDLAHGIPTSYWDFMHNYWMKSFTDYYNLRGELYKCEEFETIKEIPKSYFKDHKEFIAYLTTYTDSHKKLNNFFFKLSKHLLKWDWVDVETAYYNELLFCKPPIRTRQQDIVKLNKDFEKVKDLLEKYLTKVVDETIINRQIITAVKSIIREDLFLNDLSENGLSQITDEIYGRIKPFIGPEPDKNIDPYYLTKFEKEILKDHINFEFDKKYLFKYLRNKSITNDIYMPINFLTFNYTNIEDNYLDEENDDSVIHIHGQLNSENNPIIFGYGDELDDSYKEIEKLNNNHFLDNVKSINYANTNNYKRLLELVNSGLFQVYVLGHSCGNSDRTLLNTIFEHDNCVSIKPFFYQETEVKDDYLKIYKNISRNFNDKAKLRDRVVNKQLCRPMISLDIQKAVKEKK
- a CDS encoding tyrosine-type recombinase/integrase, encoding MSSLLETLISEYSNEYNTDMSVVPYKLPKIYHGGKDFDLSQRWYVYYSYLNPITGKMQRQNPIYMNVNRDYNTVADRMKRLKLISKNLTELLKNGYSPYSDSEVKEKYTIKEAIEWAYELKAATLSDTSIPDYRSKKNQFVKYLEKHGLDVYRSDEFSKKYVQNYMNEIILKNSGKTHNNHKVVLSSFFEILKKNDLISENFIKDIDNQVSKPEKNKSYSKAQLNELFNEVSKDERLFLFVQFISYNILRPIEVARLKFEDLKIHDNPPFLQVKTKNKPLKTKLIPSIMLNSLQNLKFGNPRDLVFKTNDKGIETNEMNRRDYFSGEFKKIKDKLGLGEEYTLYSFRHTFITKLFRELRKERTELETYDLLMRITGHSTLKALKAYLRDIDAELAEDYSEFLE
- a CDS encoding phage holin family protein; translation: MILEFLKEDYAAITMKLIVIGILWCAVLLAMIIDFFFGIRKAKQVGEVRSSEGYKRSVSKFNQYFGMLVFAFIFDAIVPISYFFEFPISAIPVVSLLAAVALVFTEAKSVHEKGDEKQRRKLDASMIQVLEILEKKEDVLQELLSNYKKQANESVNDNVGSPSNDGLQN
- a CDS encoding glycoside hydrolase family 19 protein, whose protein sequence is MKNTDPLAKHPLSAKYQNLFTKFAVNTPLRLAHFFGQAAHESNLKPRVENLNYSVEALLSKFGRHRISEVDARKLGRIRTQLANQEMLANILYGGSWGLKNLGNKTFGDGWKYRGRGIFQITGLSNYWGLTKYVQEVLGLNVDYVENPDLLLNEADSLIAALWYWQMKKLNSYADKDQGLKISRGINIGNPDTEKIPNHAEDRKVKTEKFKKVFS